The genomic region GGTGGTGGCCAACTCCGACCCGGCCCTGTCCGGCGAGAGCCCGCTCGGCCTGGGCTTCTTCGGGCTGCTGCTCGGCAGCATGTGCATCATCACCCTGGGCGTGCTCACCACGGCCTCGGAGTACGGCACGGGCATGGTCCGCACCACGATGGTCGCGTGCCCGAGCCGGGGCCGGGTGCTCGCGGCGAAGGGCATCGTGTTCTTCCTGGTCGCGTTCGTGGTGACGCTGGTGTCCGCCTCCCTCGTCGCCTTCCTGCACGTGGCCATGCTGCAGGGCCAGGGCGCCAAGGACCCGTCCGGCGGGGAGTGGCTGAGGGGCACGGTCGGCATCTCGGCGTACGTCGCGCTGCTGGGCCTGCTCTCGCTCGCCGTCGGCTCGATCATCCGGCACTCGGCGGGCGCCATCACGATCATGATCGGCGCCGTGCTCGCCCCGCTGGTGATCGCGCTGTTCATGTTCTCGCAGTCCCTGGAGGACGTGCGCCAGGCCCTGTTCGAGTACTCCATCCCGAACCAGCTCAGCGTCTTCTACTCCAACTCCCTGAGCCAGTCCGGCCCGTCCGGCTGGGACCCGCTGTGGATCATCCTCGGCGCGACGGCCGTCGCGTTCGCCGCCGCCTTCGCCCTGCTGGAGAAGCGGGACGTGTAGCCGCAGGCCGGCCTAGAACCGCGGCGCGTTACGGGACCGCCGCACCCCCGGGGTGCGGCGGTCCCGCGCGTTCCAGCAGGCCTTGTGCCAGTGCCGGCGGTCGTCGACGCCCGTGTGCTCGGACCAGGCCACCACGTGCGGCACCCCGTCCGGGATCATCTGGTCGCAGCCAGGGCAGCGGTACGACTTGCCCTGTGCGCTCGCGCCGGCCACGTGCCGCACGCTCCAGTTCTCACCCTGCCAGTTCTCCGAGGACTGCCAGCCGCCGTAGCGGCCGGGGCGGTCGTCCTCGGCGCTCCGGCCGGACGAAGCGGCGCCCTTGGGTCGGTTGCGACGCGGGGACACGGGACACCTCTCGGGGCTATACAGGACACGGGCCGTGTCCAGCCTACGCGGCGCGGACCGGGGTACGCGTACGGCACCAATCGCCACAAGTCCCTCGTCGGGCGAGGCGAACCCCCGGCCGGGGTCTCTCCCCGGGCTCCCGAGGGACGCCCCATTCTGCAGACAATCCGCAAATTACCCCGACCGGCCGTGTCCTCGTCACGTGTCAGACGGTTATGCCCTGTGGGGGAGCTCCGTGTCGGAGCCAAGGAAGCAGGAAAGCAATGCGCGTTGGAAGTTTCGTGTTGGCGGCCCAGTTCCCCGGTCAGGGCGAGGGAGAGGCGCTGCACCGCGCGGTCCGCTCGGCCGAGGTCGCCGAGGAGGCCGGGCTCGACACGGTCTGGCTGGCCGAGCACCACTTCGTGCCGTACGGCACGTGCCCGTCGGCCGTCACCCTGGCCGCCTTACTGCTCGGCCGCACCCGCCGCATCCGGGTCGGCACGGCGGTCAGCGTGCTGCCCACCACCCACCCCGTGACCCTCGGCGAACAGGCCGCGCTGCTGCACCACACGAGCGACGGCCGTTTCACGCTCGGCGTCGGGCGCGGCGGCCCCTGGGTCGACCTGGAGGTGTTCGGCGCGGGCCTGGAGGCGTACGAGAAGGGGTTCCCCGAATCCCTGGACGTCCTGGTGCGCTGGCTGCGCGACGCCTCGGTGGCGGCCGACGGGGAGCGCTTCCGCTTCCGTGAAGTCCCGGTCGTTCCCCGGCCGTCGGAGGCCCTGACCGAGGCCGCGGGACCCGAGCTCGTCGTCGCCTGCACGTCCCCGGCGAGCGTGCGGCTGGCGGCCGAGCGCGGTCTGCCGATGCTGCTCGGGATGCACGTGGGGGACGAGGAGAAGGCCGAGATGGTCGCCCTGTGGCGGCAGCACGCGCGGGCGTGCGGCCGGCCCGCCGAGGAGATCCTGGACGCGTCCCATGTGTCGGCGGGCGTCTGCCAGATCGCGGACCGGCGGGTCGACGCGGCGGAGACGCTGATGAAGGCGATGCCGGGCTGGCTGAAGCAGGGCCTGGAGGCGCATGTCACGGTGGACGGGCGCACGCGCCGGATGCGCGACCCGCTGGCGTACACCGAACTGCTGTGCGGACTGCACCCGGTGGGCACCCCGCGGCTGTGCGCCGACCGGCTGGCGGCGACCAGTGAGCGGACCGGCATCTCCCGCTTCGCCCTGCTGGTCGAGGGCTCCGGGGACCTGGCGGCGACGGAGGAGAACGTACGGCGGCTGGGGTCGGAGGTGCTCCCCCAACTCGTCTGAAGGCGCGGTGGGTTCCTGGGGCTTGCCGCTCCGGTACAGAACTGCACCTCCCGCGAACGGAGCGGCAAGCATGCTGCGCCGCGTCAGCAGTCCCGGAACTCGGGTGACTGGTTGAGCACCTGGCTGCGGACCGAAGTGAAGCGGCCCAGCGTCTCGTCGACCGAGGAGTCAAGCGGGAACACGGCCACCCGGTGGCAGTTCTGGAAGGCCAGTCGCACACCGAAGTGCCGCTGCAGCGCGCCGCGTATCGCGTCACTCGCAAGCGCACGCAGCAACTGACCGCGTGCCTGCTCGTCCGGCGGAGGCGTCTGGTTGTCGGCGAACGCACCGCCGTCCACCTTCAGCTGGGCCACCAGGGAGCTGATCATCTCCCACGCATAGGGCAGGGAGGTCCGGACGCAGTCGACGAATTCCGCTTCGTCGACCTCGCCTCGCTCGGCCTGTTCGAGTAGGGCCGGTGAGACGTCGAGCGACATGAGTTCTCCTCTCGCACCCCCGCCCGGCGGGCAGGGGTTGCCGGACAGATAAGGGAGTTCGCGATATCGGACACGCTGCGTACACACATCGCGACCTCCCGCTCATACCGTAAGCAACCGACGGTGACGGCACCAGGAGAATGCGCAGATGAGGCACTCACAATGACCACACCCTGCACACAATCAGCCAATACCGAACACGTGTTTTCCAGGGCGAATCGCGTCGGCAGGCGCCTGTCGAGTAGCGTTGCCGACCATGCGTCTCGTCATTGCCCGCTGCTCCGTGGACTACGCCGGGCGGCTCACCGCCCACCTTCCCTCGGCCCCGCGCCTGATCCTGGTGAAGGCGGACGGCAGCGTCTCGATCCACGCCGACGACCGGGCCTACAAGCCCCTGAACTGGATGTCGCCGCCCTGCACGCTGAAGGAGGGCACCGGCGAGGATGAGGGCGTCTGGACCGTCGTCAACAAGGCGGGCGAGAAGCTCATCATCACGATGGAGGAAGTCCTCCACGACTCCTCGCACGAACTGGGCGTCGATCCCGGCCTGATCAAGGACGGCGTGGAAGCGCACCTCCAGGAGCTGCTCGCCGACCGCATCGAGACACTCGGCGACGGCTACACCCTCATCCGCCGCGAGTACCCGACGGCCATCGGGCCGGTCGACATCCTGTGCCGGGACGCCGACGGCAAGACCGTCGCGGTGGAGATCAAGCGACGCGGTGAGATCGACGGCGTGGAGCAGCTGACGCGTTATCTGGAGCTGCTGAACCGCGACCCCCATCTCGCCCCGGTCCGCGGCATCTTCGCCGCTCAGGAGATCAAGCCCCAGGCCCGCGTCCTCGCGACCGACCGCGGCATCGGCTGCCAGGTCCTCGACTACGACGCGCTGCGGGGCATCGAGGACGACAAGCTGCGGCTGTTCTGACCCACCGCACGTACACGACGACAAGGGCCGGGTCCGAGGAACGGACCCGGCCCCGCTGCGTGTACGGCTGTCAGATCACCGGGTCCGGGCTGGTCTGCGGCGCGCTCGCGGTGGTGCTCGTGGGGGCGCTCGGCGCCGGACCGCTGGCCGTGTCGGAGGTGGACGGCGTCGACGGCGGCGGGGGGTCGGACGTCGGCGGCTGCGAGGTCGGCGGCTCGGACGTGGGCGGCTTCGACGTCGTGGGCGGCTTCGAGGTCGTCGGCGGCTTCGACGTCGTGGGGGGCTTGGACGTCGTCGGCGGCTTGGACGAGGTGGGCGGCTTCGAGGTCGTCGGCGGCTCCGACGTCGCCCCGGGGTCGCTGGGGCTCGGCGAACCGCTGGGATCACCCGTCGGCGTCGGATCGTCCGAGGTACCGAGCGTGCCGTCCGGGCCCGGGTCGGTCGGGCGGCTCGTCGCCGCGCCCGTGTCGCCGTTGCCGTCGTTCGCCGGCCGGTCGGCGCCCAGGCTGCCGTCGTCGACGCCCTGGCTGGCCGAGGGATTGACGCCGACCTGGTCGGACGGCGGGTTCTTCTCGTTGTCGGACGTGGCGCCGAGGGTCACGACCGTGCCGAGCACGGCGACGAGCAGGGCACCGGCGCCGGCGGCCACCATGTTGCGCCGGGCCAGGCCCTTCAGGCCGCCCCGGGCCTTGCGCGAGGGCGCGGGCGAGCCCTGGCGGGTGACCAGGGTCGGCGAGGGCGGCTGCTGGAGGGTCGGGAAGGCCGCCGGAACACCACCGGCCGGGGACGCCGACTCCTCGTACCGGGCGTCGGGCACCTCCTCCCCCGCGGTCGGCCCGAGCCCGATCGGTGTGCCCGAGCGGTCGGCGACCAGGGCGAGGGCACGACGGCCGGCGACGGTGCCGCGCTTGTCGGAGAGGGCACCGCGCAGGCCGATGGAGGCCTCCAGTTCGGCACGGGCCCGGTCGAGCTGCCCGCCGCACAGGGCGAGGATGCCGAGCTCGTGGTGGAAGTAGGCCTGCTCGGCGATGTCCCCGGCGAGCCGGGCGGCCTCGGCGCCGGTGCGCAGGGCGCGTTCCCAGGCGCTCCAGTGCAGTCCGGCGGCGAACGCGGGCGCGGCGGTGCGCGCCAGGTGCACGGCCGGGCTCTCCTCGTCCTCGGCGGGCGGGCCGGTGAGCGGCCCGAGCACGGCCAGGGCGGCGAGGAGGGCGTCGGCCTCGGCGCACACGCGCTCCGGGGTGACCGAGGGGTGCCCGGCCCACCAGGAGTAG from Streptomyces chartreusis NRRL 3882 harbors:
- a CDS encoding LLM class flavin-dependent oxidoreductase: MRVGSFVLAAQFPGQGEGEALHRAVRSAEVAEEAGLDTVWLAEHHFVPYGTCPSAVTLAALLLGRTRRIRVGTAVSVLPTTHPVTLGEQAALLHHTSDGRFTLGVGRGGPWVDLEVFGAGLEAYEKGFPESLDVLVRWLRDASVAADGERFRFREVPVVPRPSEALTEAAGPELVVACTSPASVRLAAERGLPMLLGMHVGDEEKAEMVALWRQHARACGRPAEEILDASHVSAGVCQIADRRVDAAETLMKAMPGWLKQGLEAHVTVDGRTRRMRDPLAYTELLCGLHPVGTPRLCADRLAATSERTGISRFALLVEGSGDLAATEENVRRLGSEVLPQLV
- a CDS encoding SCO5389 family protein → MSLDVSPALLEQAERGEVDEAEFVDCVRTSLPYAWEMISSLVAQLKVDGGAFADNQTPPPDEQARGQLLRALASDAIRGALQRHFGVRLAFQNCHRVAVFPLDSSVDETLGRFTSVRSQVLNQSPEFRDC
- a CDS encoding ABC transporter permease subunit — encoded protein: MSSPQPPMPPAAPTREAAPGSAYPGYTSPIPVVRTHLGHAIASEWTKIRSVRSTMWTLGVFVLLVIGIGTLTGVVVANSDPALSGESPLGLGFFGLLLGSMCIITLGVLTTASEYGTGMVRTTMVACPSRGRVLAAKGIVFFLVAFVVTLVSASLVAFLHVAMLQGQGAKDPSGGEWLRGTVGISAYVALLGLLSLAVGSIIRHSAGAITIMIGAVLAPLVIALFMFSQSLEDVRQALFEYSIPNQLSVFYSNSLSQSGPSGWDPLWIILGATAVAFAAAFALLEKRDV
- the nucS gene encoding endonuclease NucS, whose product is MRLVIARCSVDYAGRLTAHLPSAPRLILVKADGSVSIHADDRAYKPLNWMSPPCTLKEGTGEDEGVWTVVNKAGEKLIITMEEVLHDSSHELGVDPGLIKDGVEAHLQELLADRIETLGDGYTLIRREYPTAIGPVDILCRDADGKTVAVEIKRRGEIDGVEQLTRYLELLNRDPHLAPVRGIFAAQEIKPQARVLATDRGIGCQVLDYDALRGIEDDKLRLF